One stretch of Lacimicrobium alkaliphilum DNA includes these proteins:
- the rsxC gene encoding electron transport complex subunit RsxC — translation MQSLIEKIRQGSFSDFPGGVYPGQFKELSNQTPIARIPLPDKLFIPVKQHIGVEGQLKVAVGDKVDKGQALTQSMNPFAVPVHASTSGEITAITEHVSAHPSGLPELTVELTPDGEERWVELTPMLDYRQQSKAKLLESICQAGISGLGGAGFPTHIKVSPKKDIEFLVINGVECEPYISADDRLMREHSWQIRQGIDILCHLLNPRYVLIAIEDNKPQAINAMQVACQENPDYIICSVPTKYPAGGEKQLIQMLTEREVPHNGLPVDVGVVMQNVATCYAIADAIFTGKPLLQRVVTLTGRALQHPGNVWALLGTPVAHLLEHAGIKAAERQKLIMGGPMMGFELVSTQVPVVKITNCILAPDKQEMPVAADEQPCIRCSACADACPAELLPQQLFWHAQAKELDKAKDYNLFDCIECGACAYVCPSKIPLVHYYRIAKAEIRTEEEEKQKADKARERFEARKQRLEQEKAEREARHQRASEARKAAMEKDGGDNRARVEATLARAKAKQDVEQPAAGTSDKVAAAIARAKARRQAAQENTARGDQGASPAADDKASKVAAAVARAKAKKQAAAQQPAEQNQDSGSPADDKASKVAAAVARAKAKKQAAKQQPAEQSQDSGPPAEDKAARVAAAVARAKAKKQAAQTQKEPEQTSSDGDTPLISADKEKKQKVAAAIARAKAKKAMKDKDSS, via the coding sequence TTGCAGTCACTGATAGAAAAAATTCGCCAGGGCAGCTTCTCGGACTTTCCGGGGGGAGTCTATCCAGGGCAGTTCAAAGAGCTGTCCAATCAGACGCCAATCGCACGGATCCCCTTACCAGATAAACTCTTTATACCGGTAAAGCAGCATATTGGCGTGGAGGGACAACTGAAAGTGGCCGTCGGGGACAAGGTCGACAAAGGTCAGGCCCTGACTCAGAGTATGAACCCTTTTGCTGTGCCGGTACATGCCTCCACATCGGGTGAAATCACCGCCATCACAGAACATGTTTCCGCTCACCCCTCAGGATTACCGGAACTGACTGTCGAATTGACCCCTGACGGTGAAGAACGGTGGGTCGAACTGACACCCATGCTGGATTACCGCCAGCAATCTAAAGCTAAACTGCTGGAAAGCATCTGCCAGGCTGGCATCAGTGGTCTGGGTGGCGCCGGTTTTCCGACCCATATCAAGGTATCTCCGAAAAAAGACATCGAATTTCTGGTCATTAACGGAGTGGAATGCGAGCCCTATATCAGCGCCGATGATCGCCTGATGCGTGAACATAGCTGGCAGATCCGCCAGGGCATTGACATTCTCTGCCATCTTCTGAACCCCAGGTATGTGCTGATTGCCATTGAGGACAATAAGCCTCAGGCCATCAATGCGATGCAGGTGGCCTGTCAGGAAAACCCTGATTACATTATCTGCTCAGTGCCCACCAAGTACCCTGCCGGTGGCGAGAAGCAGCTGATCCAGATGCTTACTGAACGGGAAGTACCGCACAACGGTCTGCCCGTGGATGTCGGTGTGGTGATGCAGAATGTGGCCACCTGCTATGCCATTGCCGACGCCATTTTTACCGGTAAACCCCTGCTACAGAGGGTTGTCACTCTTACCGGCCGGGCACTGCAACATCCGGGAAACGTCTGGGCGTTGCTCGGCACCCCCGTAGCCCACTTGCTTGAGCATGCAGGCATCAAAGCGGCAGAACGGCAAAAGCTGATTATGGGCGGGCCAATGATGGGCTTTGAACTGGTTTCAACACAGGTGCCAGTGGTTAAAATAACCAATTGTATTCTGGCACCCGATAAGCAGGAAATGCCGGTAGCCGCTGACGAACAGCCCTGTATTCGCTGCAGTGCCTGCGCCGATGCCTGCCCCGCTGAGCTGCTGCCACAACAACTTTTCTGGCATGCACAGGCCAAAGAGCTGGATAAGGCCAAAGACTATAACCTGTTTGACTGTATTGAATGTGGGGCCTGTGCCTACGTCTGTCCGAGCAAAATCCCACTGGTACATTACTACCGTATTGCCAAGGCAGAAATACGCACCGAAGAAGAGGAAAAACAAAAGGCCGACAAGGCCCGGGAGCGGTTTGAAGCCAGAAAACAGCGACTGGAGCAGGAAAAAGCCGAACGGGAAGCCCGTCACCAAAGAGCCAGTGAAGCCAGAAAAGCGGCCATGGAAAAAGATGGCGGTGACAACCGGGCCCGGGTAGAGGCGACACTGGCCAGAGCTAAAGCCAAACAAGACGTTGAACAACCCGCCGCTGGGACCTCAGACAAAGTGGCCGCCGCGATTGCACGGGCAAAAGCCAGAAGGCAAGCGGCTCAGGAAAATACTGCCCGGGGAGATCAGGGCGCCAGCCCGGCTGCGGATGATAAGGCCAGTAAAGTGGCTGCTGCAGTAGCTCGCGCCAAAGCCAAAAAACAGGCGGCAGCACAGCAACCGGCTGAACAGAATCAGGATTCCGGCTCCCCTGCGGATGATAAAGCGAGTAAGGTTGCAGCTGCGGTAGCCCGCGCCAAAGCCAAAAAACAGGCGGCAAAACAACAACCGGCTGAACAGAGTCAGGATTCAGGCCCCCCTGCAGAGGATAAAGCCGCCAGGGTCGCCGCTGCGGTGGCCCGTGCCAAAGCGAAAAAGCAAGCGGCTCAGACCCAAAAAGAGCCGGAGCAGACAAGCTCCGACGGCGATACACCATTAATATCCGCTGATAAAGAAAAGAAACAGAAAGTGGCTGCCGCCATTGCCAGAGCCAAGGCTAAAAAAGCCATGAAGGATAAAGACTCATCATGA
- the rsxB gene encoding electron transport complex subunit RsxB, with product MPVLFALIAIGAMALIFGLILGYAAIRFKVKSDPLVDQIDAILPQTQCGQCGYPGCRPYAQAIAEGDEINKCPPGGEATIRHLADLMGVEAKPLDSAHGEEDNKKVAYIREDECIGCTKCIQACPVDAIVGASKQMHTVLIEECTGCDLCVDPCPVDCIDMVPLKPTVSSWRWQLNSIAVKNVE from the coding sequence ATGCCGGTGTTGTTTGCCCTGATTGCTATCGGTGCAATGGCACTGATATTTGGTCTGATTCTCGGCTATGCCGCAATCCGTTTCAAAGTTAAAAGTGATCCACTGGTGGATCAGATCGATGCGATTTTACCACAAACTCAGTGTGGTCAATGTGGTTATCCCGGATGCCGTCCCTATGCTCAGGCGATTGCCGAGGGGGATGAAATCAACAAGTGTCCACCCGGTGGTGAAGCGACCATAAGACATCTGGCCGATTTGATGGGTGTGGAAGCTAAGCCCCTGGACAGTGCTCATGGTGAAGAAGACAACAAAAAGGTCGCCTACATCCGCGAAGATGAATGTATTGGCTGCACAAAGTGTATTCAGGCCTGTCCGGTTGATGCCATAGTCGGAGCATCCAAACAGATGCACACTGTGCTGATTGAGGAATGTACCGGCTGTGATCTCTGTGTGGATCCCTGCCCGGTCGATTGTATCGATATGGTGCCGCTCAAACCCACAGTTTCATCCTGGCGCTGGCAATTAAACAGTATTGCCGTCAAAAACGTAGAATAA
- a CDS encoding MATE family efflux transporter translates to MTVPMILGMIMLMTFGLVDTFFVSLLGTEELAAISFTFPVTFTLISLNIGLGIGTSATIARYLGSGKSYLAREFGTGALMLSLLLVGSLAVIGFLTVDPIFRLLGASSEQMVHIKDYMYVWYLAGVFLAFPMVGNSILRAAGDTKTPSIIMAAGGLINAVLDPLLIFGYGPVPALGIQGAAIATMIAWGSGCAYILYLLVHKRQLILPRLLTLPEFRQTSSEILKIGLPAAGANMLTPIANGILTAIVATYGAEAVATWGVGNRLESIASIVILALSMSLPPFISQNYGAGKLHRVKQAYMLCIGFVLIWQLLIFVLMWLASPYIAMAFAEEKKVAELIQLFLLIVPLGYGLQGVIILTNSSFNALHRPMSALWLSILRLFVFFVPISYLGSLVYELAGMFWAGVLANLMTACVAFLWFRHRLEYEQKLHDQNVREVMS, encoded by the coding sequence ATGACTGTGCCGATGATTCTGGGCATGATTATGCTGATGACATTTGGGCTGGTAGATACCTTTTTTGTCAGCTTATTGGGTACAGAAGAACTGGCCGCTATCAGTTTTACCTTTCCGGTTACTTTTACTCTGATCAGTCTGAACATAGGTCTGGGCATTGGCACCTCGGCCACTATTGCCCGATATCTGGGGTCGGGGAAATCCTATCTGGCCAGGGAGTTTGGCACCGGGGCACTGATGTTGTCGTTATTGTTGGTAGGCAGCCTGGCAGTGATTGGCTTTTTGACTGTTGATCCCATTTTCCGTCTGCTTGGGGCCAGCAGCGAACAGATGGTACATATCAAAGACTACATGTATGTCTGGTATCTGGCAGGCGTTTTCCTGGCGTTTCCTATGGTGGGTAATTCGATTCTGCGGGCCGCCGGTGATACCAAGACCCCCAGTATCATTATGGCCGCCGGTGGCTTGATTAATGCGGTGCTGGACCCTTTGCTGATATTTGGTTATGGCCCTGTTCCTGCGCTGGGAATTCAGGGCGCGGCCATTGCGACTATGATTGCCTGGGGCAGCGGCTGTGCTTATATTCTGTATTTACTGGTTCACAAGCGCCAGTTGATTCTGCCAAGGTTGCTGACGTTGCCGGAGTTTCGTCAGACCAGTAGCGAGATCCTTAAAATTGGTTTGCCCGCAGCAGGGGCTAATATGCTCACGCCCATTGCAAATGGTATTCTTACTGCTATTGTTGCCACCTATGGCGCTGAAGCGGTGGCCACCTGGGGGGTTGGCAATCGTCTTGAATCCATCGCTTCTATTGTGATCCTGGCGCTGTCGATGAGTTTACCTCCCTTTATCAGCCAGAATTATGGTGCCGGAAAGCTTCATCGGGTTAAACAGGCCTATATGTTGTGTATTGGTTTTGTACTGATATGGCAGTTACTGATATTCGTGCTGATGTGGCTTGCCTCACCTTATATTGCCATGGCCTTTGCCGAAGAAAAGAAAGTGGCCGAGCTAATCCAGCTGTTTCTGTTGATAGTGCCCCTGGGATATGGGCTTCAGGGAGTGATTATTCTGACAAATTCATCTTTTAACGCCTTGCACAGACCCATGAGCGCGCTGTGGCTGAGTATTTTACGCTTGTTTGTATTCTTTGTACCCATTTCCTATCTCGGCAGTCTTGTTTATGAGCTGGCCGGGATGTTCTGGGCAGGGGTGCTGGCAAACCTGATGACCGCTTGTGTGGCTTTTCTATGGTTCAGACACCGGTTAGAGTACGAGCAGAAACTCCATGATCAGAATGTCCGGGAAGTGATGTCATGA
- the rsxA gene encoding electron transport complex subunit RsxA — translation MTEYLLLLIGTVLVNNFVLVNFLGLCPFMGVSNKLETAIGMSMATTFVLTLASLSSYLIEHYILLPLDIGYLRTLSFILVIAVVVQFTEMVVHKTSPTLYRLLGIFLPLITTNCAVLGVALLNVREQHNFIESVIYGLGAALGFSLVLILFAAMRERLAAANVPAPFKGASIAMITAGLMSLAFMGFTGLVKL, via the coding sequence ATGACTGAATACTTGCTGTTGCTGATTGGCACGGTGCTGGTAAACAATTTTGTATTGGTGAATTTTCTCGGGTTATGCCCTTTTATGGGGGTATCCAATAAACTGGAAACTGCCATCGGCATGTCCATGGCCACCACTTTTGTACTCACACTGGCGTCTCTGAGCAGTTATCTGATTGAGCACTATATCCTGTTACCACTGGATATCGGCTACCTGCGCACCCTGAGCTTTATTCTGGTGATCGCCGTGGTTGTGCAGTTCACTGAAATGGTGGTGCATAAGACCAGCCCGACCCTGTACCGTCTGCTCGGTATTTTTCTGCCTCTGATCACCACCAATTGCGCAGTACTCGGAGTTGCCCTGTTAAATGTGCGTGAACAGCACAATTTTATTGAATCCGTCATCTATGGTCTGGGGGCGGCGCTGGGTTTCTCATTGGTACTGATTTTGTTTGCCGCAATGCGTGAACGGCTGGCGGCCGCTAATGTCCCGGCCCCATTTAAAGGCGCCTCCATTGCCATGATAACCGCGGGCCTGATGTCGCTGGCCTTTATGGGCTTCACCGGTTTGGTTAAACTCTGA